A window of the Streptomyces finlayi genome harbors these coding sequences:
- a CDS encoding glycosyltransferase family 2 protein, translating to MSEPRIGVSIVTMGDRPQQVEALLASVAMQDVRPTRLVVVGNGSPLPDFSTLPGLSGLEGGVTTIELAENLGCPGGRNVALSRLAELGDVDVVIELDDDGLLVDSGVFRKVQELYASDPRLGIVGFRIADEHGETQRRHVPRLRTTDPMRRGPVTAFLGGGHAFSMKMLAETGTWPAEFFFTHEETDLSWRALDADWKILYEPDLLLQHPKTSPARHAVYYRMTARNRVWLARRNLPLPLVPAYLGTWTLLTVARTRSPKGLRAWAAGFAEGVRTPCGPRSPMRWRTVWRMTMLGRPPVI from the coding sequence TTGTCCGAACCACGCATCGGCGTATCCATCGTCACCATGGGAGACCGGCCGCAGCAGGTCGAGGCGCTGCTCGCGTCCGTGGCCATGCAGGACGTCCGGCCCACCCGGCTCGTCGTCGTGGGCAACGGCTCCCCGCTGCCGGACTTCAGCACCCTGCCCGGCCTGTCCGGTCTCGAGGGCGGTGTCACCACGATCGAGCTCGCCGAGAATCTGGGCTGCCCGGGCGGGCGCAACGTGGCCCTGAGCCGACTGGCCGAGCTGGGCGACGTGGACGTGGTCATCGAGCTGGACGACGACGGACTGCTGGTCGACAGCGGGGTGTTCCGCAAGGTCCAGGAGCTCTACGCCTCCGATCCCCGGCTCGGCATCGTCGGTTTCCGGATCGCGGACGAGCACGGTGAGACACAGCGCCGCCATGTGCCCCGGCTGCGCACCACCGACCCCATGCGGCGCGGACCGGTCACCGCGTTCCTGGGCGGCGGCCACGCGTTCTCGATGAAGATGCTCGCGGAGACCGGCACCTGGCCCGCCGAGTTCTTCTTCACCCACGAGGAGACGGATCTGTCCTGGCGGGCGCTGGACGCGGACTGGAAGATCCTCTACGAGCCCGATCTGCTCCTCCAGCACCCGAAGACCTCCCCGGCACGGCACGCGGTCTACTACCGGATGACGGCCCGCAACCGTGTCTGGCTGGCCCGCCGCAACCTGCCCCTGCCCCTGGTCCCCGCCTATCTGGGCACCTGGACCCTGCTCACCGTGGCACGGACCCGCTCACCGAAAGGGCTGCGGGCCTGGGCGGCCGGCTTCGCCGAGGGGGTACGGACCCCGTGCGGCCCGCGCAGCCCGATGCGCTGGCGCACGGTGTGGCGCATGACGATGCTGGGCCGCCCCCCGGTGATCTGA
- a CDS encoding MFS transporter → MSISSTAPVAPAAPQAADPRMTGRQKLVLTLLLGAQFMIAVDFSILNVALPVVGEGLGFSLSHLQWIATSFALAAAGFTLLFGRIADLVGRKRLFIGGMVLLGLSSALGGLANSPEVLLTARVLQGLATAAVTPAGLALLTTAFKEGRLRERALGLNGALMSAGFTAGAILGGLLTDLLSWRWAFFVNVPVAALVVALAPAVITDSRPAVRPKLDVPGAATVTGGLLLLVYGLTQAGETGWTTPATLAALLAGAALLVGFWFIEKRAASPLVPVHILKRRSVIWGNTTGLIAFVTETSLVFLLTLYLQEVLGYSPLATGLAFGVLGIGTVIGGTLGGRAVGRFGTRRTIAFGGIVQAAATLSLVALGTSGGWIQLLLAATFIGGIGNMLMIVGFMVSATSGLPDEEQGLATGLATMTQQVGITLGIPVMSAIVTARMGGATGPDAVLSGVSVAVLVNSALVLAGALAAWFLLGRRETRSPAG, encoded by the coding sequence ATGTCCATCTCCAGCACGGCACCGGTCGCACCTGCGGCCCCGCAAGCAGCCGACCCTCGCATGACGGGACGGCAGAAGCTCGTCCTCACCCTCCTCCTCGGCGCCCAGTTCATGATCGCTGTGGACTTCTCCATCCTGAACGTGGCGCTCCCGGTCGTCGGCGAAGGCCTCGGCTTCTCCCTCTCCCACCTCCAGTGGATCGCCACCTCCTTCGCCCTCGCCGCCGCGGGATTCACCCTGCTCTTCGGCCGCATCGCCGATCTCGTCGGGCGCAAGCGCCTGTTCATCGGCGGCATGGTCCTCCTGGGCCTCTCCTCCGCACTGGGCGGCCTCGCCAACTCGCCCGAAGTCCTCCTCACCGCGCGGGTGCTGCAGGGACTCGCCACCGCCGCCGTCACCCCGGCCGGACTGGCGCTGCTCACCACCGCCTTCAAGGAGGGCCGACTGCGCGAACGCGCTCTCGGGCTCAACGGCGCGCTGATGTCGGCCGGGTTCACCGCCGGGGCCATCCTCGGCGGACTGCTCACCGATCTGCTCTCCTGGCGCTGGGCGTTCTTCGTCAACGTGCCGGTCGCCGCGCTCGTCGTCGCCCTCGCCCCGGCCGTCATCACGGACTCGCGCCCCGCCGTCCGCCCGAAGCTCGACGTGCCCGGCGCCGCGACCGTCACCGGCGGACTGCTGCTCCTCGTCTACGGACTGACCCAGGCGGGCGAAACCGGCTGGACCACACCCGCCACCCTCGCCGCCCTGCTCGCGGGCGCGGCGCTCCTCGTCGGCTTCTGGTTCATCGAGAAGCGGGCGGCGTCGCCGCTCGTCCCCGTACACATCCTGAAGCGCCGCAGCGTGATCTGGGGCAACACCACCGGTCTGATCGCCTTCGTCACCGAGACCTCCCTGGTCTTCCTCCTCACCCTCTACCTCCAGGAGGTCCTCGGATACTCACCGCTCGCCACCGGCCTCGCCTTCGGTGTCCTGGGCATCGGTACGGTGATCGGCGGCACCCTCGGTGGGCGCGCGGTGGGCCGTTTCGGCACCCGGCGCACCATCGCCTTCGGCGGGATCGTCCAGGCCGCCGCCACCCTGTCCCTGGTGGCGCTCGGAACCTCGGGCGGCTGGATCCAACTCCTGCTGGCCGCAACGTTCATCGGCGGCATCGGCAACATGCTGATGATCGTCGGCTTCATGGTCAGCGCCACCTCGGGCCTCCCCGACGAGGAGCAGGGTCTCGCCACCGGGCTGGCGACCATGACCCAGCAGGTCGGCATCACCCTGGGCATCCCGGTCATGAGCGCTATCGTCACCGCCCGCATGGGAGGGGCCACGGGGCCCGACGCGGTGCTGTCCGGAGTCTCGGTGGCCGTCCTGGTGAACTCCGCCCTCGTCCTGGCCGGCGCCCTGGCCGCCTGGTTCCTCCTCGGACGGCGCGAGACGCGGAGCCCGGCCGGGTGA
- a CDS encoding TetR/AcrR family transcriptional regulator, translated as MDAEGGEPGMVRPGGRTARVRDAVLRAAGDALAEHGFGGLDLADVARRAEVGKTTVYRRWSTPAGLVADLLAYMADQSVPRTDLGSLDQDLAANARLVVRTLTDPRQGALFTSVIAAATCDTRTAKALHRFYEVRVKEWAGCVEAAVERGELPAGTDASEVIRAVSAPLYYRLLTGGGALDEAAADRAAEAAAVAARAGVYVS; from the coding sequence ATGGATGCTGAGGGCGGTGAGCCGGGCATGGTCCGGCCCGGTGGGCGAACGGCCCGGGTGCGGGACGCGGTTCTGCGGGCGGCGGGCGACGCCCTGGCCGAACACGGCTTCGGCGGGCTCGACCTCGCCGATGTCGCGCGACGCGCGGAGGTCGGCAAGACGACGGTCTACCGGCGCTGGTCCACTCCGGCCGGGCTGGTCGCCGACCTGCTCGCGTACATGGCCGACCAGTCCGTACCGCGTACGGACCTGGGTTCGCTCGACCAGGACCTCGCGGCCAACGCCCGACTCGTCGTCAGGACGCTCACCGACCCGCGTCAGGGCGCCCTCTTCACGTCCGTGATCGCGGCGGCGACCTGCGACACGCGTACGGCGAAGGCGCTGCACCGCTTCTACGAGGTGCGCGTCAAGGAGTGGGCGGGCTGCGTCGAGGCAGCGGTCGAGCGCGGTGAACTGCCCGCGGGTACGGACGCGTCCGAGGTGATCCGGGCCGTGTCGGCGCCGCTCTACTACCGGCTGCTGACCGGCGGGGGCGCACTCGACGAAGCCGCCGCCGACCGGGCGGCCGAAGCCGCCGCGGTGGCGGCGAGGGCAGGTGTGTACGTGAGCTGA
- a CDS encoding PhzF family phenazine biosynthesis protein, whose protein sequence is MSQRSGTPGLSASAAGILRYTAFSADPEGGNPAGVVLDASGLDDTAMLAVAAELGYSESAFLTEANGRAFTIRYFSPRAEVPFCGHATVATAIALAERDGPGDLVFSTRAGTVPVTVSREEGELRATLTSVEPQVTEAGPEDLAEALAALDWPAADLDPAMPPRISYAGARHLVLAAATRERLADLSYDFARLEALMLRLDLTTIQLVWREGPAVFHVRDPFPVGGVVEDPATGAAAAAFGAYARDLALVPEAAVLTLQQGEDMGRPGTLTVELRPGDSRVRVTGTGTRIG, encoded by the coding sequence CCTCTCCGCTTCCGCCGCCGGCATCCTGCGGTACACCGCCTTCTCGGCCGACCCCGAGGGCGGCAACCCCGCGGGCGTCGTCCTGGACGCCTCGGGGCTCGACGACACCGCGATGCTCGCCGTGGCCGCCGAACTCGGCTACAGCGAGTCGGCCTTCCTCACCGAGGCGAACGGCCGGGCCTTTACGATCCGCTACTTCAGCCCCAGGGCCGAGGTGCCGTTCTGCGGTCACGCCACCGTCGCGACCGCGATCGCCCTCGCCGAGCGCGACGGTCCGGGCGACCTGGTGTTCTCCACCCGGGCGGGTACGGTCCCGGTCACCGTCAGCCGTGAGGAAGGCGAACTGCGCGCCACGCTCACCAGCGTCGAGCCACAGGTCACGGAGGCCGGTCCGGAGGATCTGGCGGAGGCCCTGGCGGCGCTGGACTGGCCGGCCGCCGATCTGGACCCGGCCATGCCGCCCCGGATCTCGTACGCGGGCGCCCGGCACCTCGTGCTGGCCGCCGCCACCCGCGAACGGCTCGCGGACCTGAGTTACGACTTCGCGCGCCTCGAAGCGCTCATGCTCCGTCTCGACCTGACGACAATTCAGCTGGTGTGGCGCGAGGGCCCGGCGGTCTTCCACGTACGCGACCCGTTCCCGGTCGGCGGAGTGGTCGAGGACCCGGCGACAGGCGCGGCCGCGGCGGCCTTCGGCGCGTACGCGCGCGACCTGGCTCTCGTCCCGGAGGCCGCGGTCCTCACCCTTCAACAGGGCGAGGACATGGGCCGCCCCGGCACCCTGACCGTGGAGCTGCGCCCCGGCGACAGCCGCGTCCGGGTGACCGGCACGGGTACGCGCATCGGCTGA